The Thermoanaerobaculia bacterium DNA segment TGATCGGTATGGCAGGCTGCTGAAAGATGAGTCCGGGCGGCGTGTCGCGAGTCTTGCAAGTCGTTCGCACGATCGAGCGGCGCTCAAGGCGAAACGACCTGGCGCCGGATCCGGATAACGCGCAAACGGCAAGACCACGCGCCACCGACAGGTTGCGGCGGCGCCGGCTCGCCTGCTGCGTTGCCGCGGCTAGACGATGCTTCCGGCATCGCCTTCGCCGCGGCGTCTTGCATTCGAGCCCGCGGCGCTCGCAACCCCGCCCCGGACCCTCTTTCAGCAACCTGCCGGCAACCCGATGATCGCGGAGGCCCTCGTCAAGGGCTCGCCGCTCCTCTTTTGCGCGATCTCGTTCCTGGTCGCGTGGAAAGCGGGGATCGTCAACGTCGGCGCGGAAGGACAGTTTCTCGCGGGGGCGCTCGCCGCGGCCGCGGTCGCGACCCGGCGGACCGGCTCCGGTCCGGCGCTCGACGCGGCGGCCATCGCGGCGGGGATCGTGGCCGGAGCGGTGTGGGCGGGAATCGCGGCGTGGCTCGTCCGGCGCCGCGGGGTCCTCGACGTCCTCGCGACGATCCTCCTCAATTTCGTCGCCGCCGGTCTCGTCTCGGTGGCGGTGCACGGGTTCCTCCAGGAACGCGCGCGGACCTTCCCGCAGAGCGACGCGGTGCCGGAGGCGGCGCGGCTCCCGGTCCTGCTTCCCGGCACGCGCCTGCACGCCGGGATCGCGATCGCCGTCCTCCTCGCCGCCGCGCTCGCCTTCTTCCTCCGACGCACGAAGAACGGCTTCCGGCTGCTCGCCGCGGGCGCCGGTCCCCGCGCGGCCGAGTTCGCGGGAATCGACGTGCCGGCGGTCCGGACGTTCGCGTTCCTCGCGGCCGGCGCCGCCGCGGGGCTCGGGGGCGCCGTCGAGCTCCTCGGAGTGACGGGCCGGCTCTTCGACTCGTTCTCCCCGGGCTACGGCTACCTCGGCCTCGCGGTCGCCGTCGTCGGGCAGCTTTCGCCGCTCGGCGCCGCCGCGGCCGCGGCCGTGTTCGGGTTCGTCAACGTTTTCTGCTCCCTCCTCCAGCGCCGGGCCGGGATCTCCGCGGCGAGCGCGCTCGTCATCGAAGGCGGCCTCGTCCTCGCCGCCCTCGCGATCCCGGGAATTCGCCGCCGGGCGAGGCGGACGGAGGCGTCCGCGTGAGCGCCGCGCTCGTCGCGGCCGTCCTCGTGTCGGGGATCACCGCCGCGACTCCGCTGCTGCTGGCGGCCGTGGGTGAGACGGTCCGGGAAAAGGCGGGGATCCTCGACATCGGGATCGAAGGAGAGATGCTCGCCGGCGCGTTCGCCGCGTGGGCCGCGGGGCAGTCTTCCGGATCGCCGCTCGCGGGAGCCGGAGCGGCCGCGGCCGCGGGAGCCGCCGTCGCCGCGCTCTTCGGCGCGTTCGTCGTTTTCCGCCGGGCGGACCCGATCGTCGCGGGGACCGCCGTCAACCTCGTCGTGCTCGGGGCGACGGGTGTGCTGCTGCGCGCGCGCTCCGCCGGGACCGCGCCGCTCCTTCCCCGCGTCGCGGGACCCCTGACCGTTCTCGATCTGGCGGCCCTGGCGTCGGTGGCGGCCGCGTTCCTCTTCCTCTTCCGGACGACGTGGGGCCTGCGCCTGCGGGCGACCGGCGAGTCGCTCGCCGACGCCGCCGCGCTCAAGATCCCGACGAGGACGTACCGATTCTCCGCGACGATCGCCGGCGGAGCGCTCGCGGGCCTGGCCGGCGCCGCGCTCACCCTCGAGCTCTCGGACACGTTCCTCGAGGGAATGACCGCCGGCCGCGGATTCGTGGCGCTCGCGCTCGTCGCGTTCGGCCGGTGGAAGCCGGTGCCGGTCGCCGCCGCGTGCCTCGGGTTCGGACTCCTGCAGGCGATGCAGTATCAGCTCCAGGCGCGCGGGACGCTCGGCATCCCCCCTCAGGCGCTCCTGATGCTCCCGTATGTCCTCTCGCTCGCCGCGCTCGCGGTCAGGGCGGGTAAGAGCCGGGCGCCGGCCGATCTCGGCAAGAGCTGACGCGGCGATACATCGAGCCGGCCGGGCGCGTGCCGCCCGCGTGGCCCTCCGACGTACGCTTTCGGTACGCCTGCGGGTCCCGCGGGGCGCCCCGCATCCCGGCGCGCTCGCGTCTCACCGCGTCTCGAGCGCGCCTCATAACGACATCTCGAGAGTTGCGGTCCAGCGCATGAAACGGCCGAGTTAAGCGACGCGGGACGCGATCGCTTCAACTCGGCCGCGCCGTCCTCGATGCATCCGCCTTCGCTGAAGCTTCGGCGCGACAA contains these protein-coding regions:
- a CDS encoding ABC transporter permease, coding for MIAEALVKGSPLLFCAISFLVAWKAGIVNVGAEGQFLAGALAAAAVATRRTGSGPALDAAAIAAGIVAGAVWAGIAAWLVRRRGVLDVLATILLNFVAAGLVSVAVHGFLQERARTFPQSDAVPEAARLPVLLPGTRLHAGIAIAVLLAAALAFFLRRTKNGFRLLAAGAGPRAAEFAGIDVPAVRTFAFLAAGAAAGLGGAVELLGVTGRLFDSFSPGYGYLGLAVAVVGQLSPLGAAAAAAVFGFVNVFCSLLQRRAGISAASALVIEGGLVLAALAIPGIRRRARRTEASA
- a CDS encoding ABC transporter permease: MSAALVAAVLVSGITAATPLLLAAVGETVREKAGILDIGIEGEMLAGAFAAWAAGQSSGSPLAGAGAAAAAGAAVAALFGAFVVFRRADPIVAGTAVNLVVLGATGVLLRARSAGTAPLLPRVAGPLTVLDLAALASVAAAFLFLFRTTWGLRLRATGESLADAAALKIPTRTYRFSATIAGGALAGLAGAALTLELSDTFLEGMTAGRGFVALALVAFGRWKPVPVAAACLGFGLLQAMQYQLQARGTLGIPPQALLMLPYVLSLAALAVRAGKSRAPADLGKS